Proteins co-encoded in one Neofelis nebulosa isolate mNeoNeb1 chromosome 2, mNeoNeb1.pri, whole genome shotgun sequence genomic window:
- the SF3B4 gene encoding splicing factor 3B subunit 4 isoform X1 yields MAAGPISERNQDATVYVGGLDEKVSEPLLWELFLQAGPVVNTHMPKDRVTGQHQGYGFVEFLSEEDADYAIKIMNMIKLYGKPIRVNKASAHNKNLDVGANIFIGNLDPEIDEKLLYDTFSAFGVILQTPKIMRDPDTGNSKGYAFINFASFDASDAAIEAMNGQYLCNRPITVSYAFKKDSKGERHGSAAERLLAAQNPLSQADRPHQLFADAPPPPSAPNPVVSSLGSGLPPPGMPPPGSFPPPVPPPGALPPGIPPALPPPPMPPGAGGHGPPSAGTPGAGHPGHGHSHPHPFPPGGMPHPGMSQMQLAHHGPHGLGHPHAGPPGSGGQPPPRPPPGMPHPGPPPMGMPPRGPPFGSPMGHPGPMPPHGMRGPPPLMPPHGYTGPPRPPPYGYQRGPLPPPRPTPRPPVPPRGPLRGPLPQ; encoded by the exons ATGGCGGCCGGTCCGATCTCCGAGCGGAACCAGG ATGCCACTGTCTACGTGGGAGGCCTGGACGAGAAGGTTAGCGAACCACTGCTGTGGGAGCTATTTCTCCAGGCAGGGCCCGTAGTCAACACCCACATGCCAAAGGATAGAGTTACAGGTCAGCACCAAG GGTATGGCTTTGTGGAATTCTTGAGTGAGGAAGATGCTGACTATGCCATTAAGATCATGAACATGATCAAACTCTATGGGAAACCAATACGGGTGAACAAAGCTTCAGCTCACAACAAGAACCTGGATGTGGGGGCCAACATTTTCATTGGCAACCTGGACCCAGAGATTGATGAGAAGCTGCTTTATGATACTTTCAGCGCCTTTGGGGTCATCTTACAAACCCCCAAAATTATGCGGGACCCTGACACAGGCAACTCCAAAGGTTATGCCTTTATTAATTTTGCTTCATTTGATGCTTCGGATGCAGCTATCGAGGCCATGAATGGGCAGTATCTCTGTAACCGCCCTATCACTGTGTCCTATGCCTTCAAGAAGGACTCCAAGGGCGAGCGCCATGGCTCTGCAGCTGAAAGACTTCTGGCAGCCCAGAACCCCCTCTCCCAGGCCGACCGCCCTCATCAGCTGTTTGCAGAcgcacctcctcctccttctgcccccaaTCCTGTGGTGTCATCACTGGGGTCTGGGCTTCCTCCACCAG GCATGCCTCCTCCTGGGTCCTTCCCACCCCCAGTGCCGCCTCCTGGAGCCCTTCCACCCGGGATACCCCCAGCGCTGCCCCCGCCGCCTATGCCTCCTGGGGCTGGAGGACATGGCCCACCATCAGCGGGAACCCCAGGGGCTGGACATCCTGGACATGGACACTCACATCCTCACCCATTCCCACCAGGTGGGATGCCCCATCCAG ggatgtctcagatgcagctggcCCACCATGGCCCTCACGGCTTAGGACACCCCCATGCCGGGCCCCCAGGCTCTGGGGGGCAGCCGCCACCCCGACCACCCCCTGGAATGCCCCATCCTGGACCTCCTCCAATGGGCATGCCCCCTCGAGGGCCTCCGTTTGGATCTCCCATGG GTCACCCAGGTCCTATGCCTCCACATGGGATGCGTGGGCCTCCTCCACTGATGCCTCCTCACGGGTACACTGGACCTCCACGACCCCCACCCTACGGCTACCAGCGGGgccccctgcctccacccagACCCACCCCCCGGCCTCCAGTGCCCCCCCGTGGCCCACTTCGAGGCCCTCTTCCTCAGTAA
- the SF3B4 gene encoding splicing factor 3B subunit 4 isoform X2, with translation MAAGPISERNQDATVYVGGLDEKVSEPLLWELFLQAGPVVNTHMPKDRVTGQHQGYGFVEFLSEEDADYAIKIMNMIKLYGKPIRVNKASAHNKNLDVGANIFIGNLDPEIDEKLLYDTFSAFGVILQTPKIMRDPDTGNSKGYAFINFASFDASDAAIEAMNGQYLCNRPITVSYAFKKDSKGERHGSAAERLLAAQNPLSQADRPHQLFADAPPPPSAPNPVVSSLGSGLPPPGMPPPGSFPPPVPPPGALPPGIPPALPPPPMPPGAGGHGPPSAGTPGAGHPGHGHSHPHPFPPGMSQMQLAHHGPHGLGHPHAGPPGSGGQPPPRPPPGMPHPGPPPMGMPPRGPPFGSPMGHPGPMPPHGMRGPPPLMPPHGYTGPPRPPPYGYQRGPLPPPRPTPRPPVPPRGPLRGPLPQ, from the exons ATGGCGGCCGGTCCGATCTCCGAGCGGAACCAGG ATGCCACTGTCTACGTGGGAGGCCTGGACGAGAAGGTTAGCGAACCACTGCTGTGGGAGCTATTTCTCCAGGCAGGGCCCGTAGTCAACACCCACATGCCAAAGGATAGAGTTACAGGTCAGCACCAAG GGTATGGCTTTGTGGAATTCTTGAGTGAGGAAGATGCTGACTATGCCATTAAGATCATGAACATGATCAAACTCTATGGGAAACCAATACGGGTGAACAAAGCTTCAGCTCACAACAAGAACCTGGATGTGGGGGCCAACATTTTCATTGGCAACCTGGACCCAGAGATTGATGAGAAGCTGCTTTATGATACTTTCAGCGCCTTTGGGGTCATCTTACAAACCCCCAAAATTATGCGGGACCCTGACACAGGCAACTCCAAAGGTTATGCCTTTATTAATTTTGCTTCATTTGATGCTTCGGATGCAGCTATCGAGGCCATGAATGGGCAGTATCTCTGTAACCGCCCTATCACTGTGTCCTATGCCTTCAAGAAGGACTCCAAGGGCGAGCGCCATGGCTCTGCAGCTGAAAGACTTCTGGCAGCCCAGAACCCCCTCTCCCAGGCCGACCGCCCTCATCAGCTGTTTGCAGAcgcacctcctcctccttctgcccccaaTCCTGTGGTGTCATCACTGGGGTCTGGGCTTCCTCCACCAG GCATGCCTCCTCCTGGGTCCTTCCCACCCCCAGTGCCGCCTCCTGGAGCCCTTCCACCCGGGATACCCCCAGCGCTGCCCCCGCCGCCTATGCCTCCTGGGGCTGGAGGACATGGCCCACCATCAGCGGGAACCCCAGGGGCTGGACATCCTGGACATGGACACTCACATCCTCACCCATTCCCACCAG ggatgtctcagatgcagctggcCCACCATGGCCCTCACGGCTTAGGACACCCCCATGCCGGGCCCCCAGGCTCTGGGGGGCAGCCGCCACCCCGACCACCCCCTGGAATGCCCCATCCTGGACCTCCTCCAATGGGCATGCCCCCTCGAGGGCCTCCGTTTGGATCTCCCATGG GTCACCCAGGTCCTATGCCTCCACATGGGATGCGTGGGCCTCCTCCACTGATGCCTCCTCACGGGTACACTGGACCTCCACGACCCCCACCCTACGGCTACCAGCGGGgccccctgcctccacccagACCCACCCCCCGGCCTCCAGTGCCCCCCCGTGGCCCACTTCGAGGCCCTCTTCCTCAGTAA